A single genomic interval of Hydractinia symbiolongicarpus strain clone_291-10 chromosome 8, HSymV2.1, whole genome shotgun sequence harbors:
- the LOC130653962 gene encoding uncharacterized protein LOC130653962 isoform X1: MILFTVLVAFFVLGSCKEEADYKKECYIRGPQFWCKDEITAKQCQATAYCAEHVWPKQQTKSNGICEDCEQLVGTLHKLLADKSTQAEILGGIKAACSILPTTYQALCQEAVTLYGQQAINVLVQYTANTKQLCTMIGLCSSKKSHASTLKLNVLKAVVYKKSNDLCTTCQKYVGTVHLLIANNETQAEILVGMKALCSVLPTAYQPACQEVVTLYGQQIINMLVQYTANPKQFCSLIGLCNSTTLNIERFQMIKKLIGVKTNTDYCLTCQQYLGTLHMLIANNATQAEILNALKSACSLAPSTFATECNALVTLYGPTLIKWLVSYTADPSKFCTMIGLCKGHSSIPIVGQRPASGVLQFHREYPKLQDLEHHHPLSTDPICDLCLSTVESLREALKDNFTREVVLDSFENLCSFLPPAFFSVCMAYMVNTVPKYYDELIRELQPNKTCVYLTLCASNPKSESRKNFVQFSPVCSLCKYGVSQLHLFLNKNSTTKAIASLLDSGCGLLPSPLNGQCKAFVDIYVPSILYILAWETSNSSFVCQKYHLCTSIEYQKEMFKEVEKKSQPSNTVTCEVCTVAMGYLDDILKDQTTEAAVKKGLDELCAYLPPSLKSECTSLVDQYADEIIKLIVSKVANPAQVCKELGLCTSQKKAIPVVKTPTNNAVTCEVCTVAMGYLEGILKGKRTEAAVKEGLDKLCGYLPTYLQVDCSNLVSQYTDEIINLLVNELADPAIVCKEIKLCSASKGVVKSQPGNPITCEVCTVAMGYLENLLKGNQTEAAVKAALDKVCSLLPSEVQSECTTLVNEYADEIVRIIVAELGDPKTVCTEIGLCSSKKRKIAKQSVAGSVTCEFCTFAMGELSSLLKDKSTEAEIKQALDSLCGRLPQYLSGECKTLVDEYADVIITVLAQEMDPSVVCKTIGLCKAEKGKANRKYMLAMRLSLKGVSCEACEFAMGYLDGLLTKNSTEAEIETVVEKLCGELPQAFKNECDALITEYGNELIKLIVQQIQPDRVCKLLKLC; the protein is encoded by the exons ATGATTCTCTTTACAGTTCTGGTAGCCTTTTTTGTActag GCTCATGCAAGGAAGAGGCTGATTATAAAAAAGAATGCTACATACGAGGCCCACAATTTTGGTGTAAAGATGAAATTACTGCCAAACAATGTCAAGCTACAGCCTACTGTGCAGAGCATGTATggccaaaacaacaaacaaag aGCAATGGTATATGTGAAGATTGTGAGCAACTAGTTGGAACTCTTCACAAGCTTCTGGCTGATAAATCAACACAAGCTGAAATTTTAGGAGGGATAAAAGCAGCATGTTCCATTTTACCAACTACTTACCAAGCTTTA TGTCAAGAAGCTGTAACTTTATATGGGCAGCAAGCTATCAATGTTTTGGTACAGTATACAGCAAATACCAAACAACTGTGTACCATGATTGGTTTATGTAGTTCTAAAAAGTCTCATGCAAGTACCTTGAAGCTTAATGTTCTAAAGGCAGTTGTATATAAAAAG agTAATGACCTTTGTACAACATGCCAAAAATACGTTGGAACCGTTCACTTGTTAATTGCTAATAATGAAACACAAGCTGAAATTTTGGTGGGAATGAAAGCTTTATGCTCTGTTCTTCCAACTGCTTACCAACCTGCT TGTCAAGAGGTTGTTACACTTTATGGACAACAAATCATTAATATGTTAGTGCAGTACACCGCTAATCCAAAGCAGTTTTGCTCTTTGATTGGTTTATGTAATTCAACCACATTGAACATTGAGCGATTCCAGATGATTAAGAAATTAATTGGTGTCAAa ACCAACACTGATTATTGTTTAACTTGTCAACAATACCTTGGCACTCTTCACATGTTGATTGCAAACAATGCAACACAAGCTGAAATATTGAATGCATTGAAGTCTGCATGCAGTTTAGCACCCTCCACATTTGCAACTGAG TGCAATGCTCTCGTCACTTTGTATGGACCAACATTAATCAAATGGCTTGTCAGTTACACAGCTGATCCAAGTAAATTCTGTACAATGATTGGCTTATGCAAGGGGCATTCATCTATTCCAATTGTTGGACAACGTCCTGCAAGTGGTGTATTACAGTTCCATCGTGAATACCCCAAATTACAAGACTTGGAG CACCATCATCCTCTCAGCACCGACCCCATTTGCGATCTTTGTTTGAGCACTGTTGAATCTCTTCGAGAGGccttaaaagataattttacaAGAGAAGTGGTCCTCGATTCATTTGAAAATCTTTGCTCCTTTCTGCCTCCagcttttttttctgtttgcatGGCATACATGGTCAACACAGTTCCAAAATATTATGATGAACTTATCAGAGAACTTCAGCCAAACAAAACGTGTGTGTATCTGACTTTGTGCGCCTCTAATCCTAAAAGTGAATCAAGAAAAAACTTCGTTCAG ttTTCACCAGTCTGCTCTTTGTGTAAATATGGTGTTTCCCAACTGCACTTGTTCTTAAACAAAAATTCAACAACAAAAGCAATTGCGTCGTTATTAGATAGTGGCTGTGGTCTTTTACCTTCTCCGTTGAATGGACAATGCAAGGCTTTTGTTGATATCTATGTACCTTCCATCTTGTATATTTTGGCATGGGAGACTTCCAATTCATCATTTGTCTGTCAAAAGTATCATCTTTGCACTTCTATAGAATATCAG AAGGAGATGTTTAAGGAAGTAGAAAAGAAAAGTCAGCCATCAAACACGGTTACTTGTGAAGTTTGCACAGTTGCCATGGGATACTTAGACGATATTTTAAAAGATCAAACAACAGAAGCTGCAGTGAAGAAAGGTTTAGACGAGTTGTGCGCCTATTTACCACCATCTCTAAAATCTGAG TGCACCAGTCTAGTTGACCAGTATGCAGATGAAATCATCAAACTGATTGTTTCAAAAGTTGCTAATCCTGCTCAAGTTTGTAAG GAATTGGGATTGTGTACATCGCagaaaaaag ccATTCCAGTTGTTAAGACGCCAACTAATAATGCTGTCACGTGTGAAGTTTGTACTGTCGCAATGGGCTACCTGGAGGGTATTTTAAAGGGCAAGCGAACTGAAGCAGCTGTTAAAGAAGGTCTAGATAAATTGTGTGGATATCTACCAACTTACTTGCAAGTAGAT TGCTCGAACTTGGTGAGCCAGTACACAGATGAAATCATTAATCTACTGGTTAATGAACTTGCTGATCCAGCTATTGTTTGCAAG gaaataaaactaTGCAGCGCAAGCAAAG GTGTCGTTAAGTCTCAGCCTGGAAATCCAATTACCTGCGAAGTTTGCACTGTTGCCATGGGCTACCTTGAAAATTTGTTAAAGGGGAACCAAACAGAGGCTGCTGTAAAAGCAGCTTTGGATAAAGTTTGTAGTCTGCTGCCTTCCGAAGTTCAAAGCGAG TGCACCACCTTGGTAAATGAGTACGCTGATGAGATTGTTCGGATCATCGTTGCGGAATTGGGCGATCCTAAAACTGTGTGCACG GAAATTGGATTGTGCTCTTCAAAAAAACGAAAGA TAGCGAAACAGTCGGTTGCCGGTAGCGTGACTTGTGAATTTTGTACGTTTGCCATGGGGGAACTTAGTTCCCTTCTCAAGGATAAGTCGACGGAAGCCGAAATTAAACAAGCTTTGGACTCTCTGTGTGGAAGACTACCACAATACCTTAGTGGCGaa TGCAAAACTTTGGTGGATGAATATGCCGATGTGATTATTACTGTGTTAGCTCAAGAAATGGATCCATCCGTTGTGTGTAAG ACAATAGGCTTGTGTAAGGCGGAAAAAGGAAAAGCCAACCGAAAATACATGTTAG cCATGCGACTATCGTTAAAGGGAGTATCTTGCGAAGCTTGTGAGTTCGCGATGGGATACCTTGATGGCTTGTTGACTAAAAATTCAACGGAGGCTGAAATTGAGACTGTTGTAGAAAAGTTGTGTGGAGAGCTACCACAAGCCTTCAAAAATGAG TGTGACGCCCTGATCACAGAATATGGCAATGAATTGATCAAACTTATCGTTCAACAGATCCAACCAGATCGCGTCTGCAAA ttactCAAACTGTGTTGA
- the LOC130653962 gene encoding uncharacterized protein LOC130653962 isoform X2 — protein MILFTVLVAFFVLGSCKEEADYKKECYIRGPQFWCKDEITAKQCQATAYCAEHVWPKQQTKSNGICEDCEQLVGTLHKLLADKSTQAEILGGIKAACSILPTTYQALCQEAVTLYGQQAINVLVQYTANTKQLCTMIGLCSSKKSHASTLKLNVLKAVVYKKSNDLCTTCQKYVGTVHLLIANNETQAEILVGMKALCSVLPTAYQPACQEVVTLYGQQIINMLVQYTANPKQFCSLIGLCNSTTLNIERFQMIKKLIGVKTNTDYCLTCQQYLGTLHMLIANNATQAEILNALKSACSLAPSTFATECNALVTLYGPTLIKWLVSYTADPSKFCTMIGLCKGHSSIPIVGQRPASGVLQFHREYPKLQDLEHHHPLSTDPICDLCLSTVESLREALKDNFTREVVLDSFENLCSFLPPAFFSVCMAYMVNTVPKYYDELIRELQPNKTCVYLTLCASNPKSESRKNFVQKEMFKEVEKKSQPSNTVTCEVCTVAMGYLDDILKDQTTEAAVKKGLDELCAYLPPSLKSECTSLVDQYADEIIKLIVSKVANPAQVCKELGLCTSQKKAIPVVKTPTNNAVTCEVCTVAMGYLEGILKGKRTEAAVKEGLDKLCGYLPTYLQVDCSNLVSQYTDEIINLLVNELADPAIVCKEIKLCSASKGVVKSQPGNPITCEVCTVAMGYLENLLKGNQTEAAVKAALDKVCSLLPSEVQSECTTLVNEYADEIVRIIVAELGDPKTVCTEIGLCSSKKRKIAKQSVAGSVTCEFCTFAMGELSSLLKDKSTEAEIKQALDSLCGRLPQYLSGECKTLVDEYADVIITVLAQEMDPSVVCKTIGLCKAEKGKANRKYMLAMRLSLKGVSCEACEFAMGYLDGLLTKNSTEAEIETVVEKLCGELPQAFKNECDALITEYGNELIKLIVQQIQPDRVCKLLKLC, from the exons ATGATTCTCTTTACAGTTCTGGTAGCCTTTTTTGTActag GCTCATGCAAGGAAGAGGCTGATTATAAAAAAGAATGCTACATACGAGGCCCACAATTTTGGTGTAAAGATGAAATTACTGCCAAACAATGTCAAGCTACAGCCTACTGTGCAGAGCATGTATggccaaaacaacaaacaaag aGCAATGGTATATGTGAAGATTGTGAGCAACTAGTTGGAACTCTTCACAAGCTTCTGGCTGATAAATCAACACAAGCTGAAATTTTAGGAGGGATAAAAGCAGCATGTTCCATTTTACCAACTACTTACCAAGCTTTA TGTCAAGAAGCTGTAACTTTATATGGGCAGCAAGCTATCAATGTTTTGGTACAGTATACAGCAAATACCAAACAACTGTGTACCATGATTGGTTTATGTAGTTCTAAAAAGTCTCATGCAAGTACCTTGAAGCTTAATGTTCTAAAGGCAGTTGTATATAAAAAG agTAATGACCTTTGTACAACATGCCAAAAATACGTTGGAACCGTTCACTTGTTAATTGCTAATAATGAAACACAAGCTGAAATTTTGGTGGGAATGAAAGCTTTATGCTCTGTTCTTCCAACTGCTTACCAACCTGCT TGTCAAGAGGTTGTTACACTTTATGGACAACAAATCATTAATATGTTAGTGCAGTACACCGCTAATCCAAAGCAGTTTTGCTCTTTGATTGGTTTATGTAATTCAACCACATTGAACATTGAGCGATTCCAGATGATTAAGAAATTAATTGGTGTCAAa ACCAACACTGATTATTGTTTAACTTGTCAACAATACCTTGGCACTCTTCACATGTTGATTGCAAACAATGCAACACAAGCTGAAATATTGAATGCATTGAAGTCTGCATGCAGTTTAGCACCCTCCACATTTGCAACTGAG TGCAATGCTCTCGTCACTTTGTATGGACCAACATTAATCAAATGGCTTGTCAGTTACACAGCTGATCCAAGTAAATTCTGTACAATGATTGGCTTATGCAAGGGGCATTCATCTATTCCAATTGTTGGACAACGTCCTGCAAGTGGTGTATTACAGTTCCATCGTGAATACCCCAAATTACAAGACTTGGAG CACCATCATCCTCTCAGCACCGACCCCATTTGCGATCTTTGTTTGAGCACTGTTGAATCTCTTCGAGAGGccttaaaagataattttacaAGAGAAGTGGTCCTCGATTCATTTGAAAATCTTTGCTCCTTTCTGCCTCCagcttttttttctgtttgcatGGCATACATGGTCAACACAGTTCCAAAATATTATGATGAACTTATCAGAGAACTTCAGCCAAACAAAACGTGTGTGTATCTGACTTTGTGCGCCTCTAATCCTAAAAGTGAATCAAGAAAAAACTTCGTTCAG AAGGAGATGTTTAAGGAAGTAGAAAAGAAAAGTCAGCCATCAAACACGGTTACTTGTGAAGTTTGCACAGTTGCCATGGGATACTTAGACGATATTTTAAAAGATCAAACAACAGAAGCTGCAGTGAAGAAAGGTTTAGACGAGTTGTGCGCCTATTTACCACCATCTCTAAAATCTGAG TGCACCAGTCTAGTTGACCAGTATGCAGATGAAATCATCAAACTGATTGTTTCAAAAGTTGCTAATCCTGCTCAAGTTTGTAAG GAATTGGGATTGTGTACATCGCagaaaaaag ccATTCCAGTTGTTAAGACGCCAACTAATAATGCTGTCACGTGTGAAGTTTGTACTGTCGCAATGGGCTACCTGGAGGGTATTTTAAAGGGCAAGCGAACTGAAGCAGCTGTTAAAGAAGGTCTAGATAAATTGTGTGGATATCTACCAACTTACTTGCAAGTAGAT TGCTCGAACTTGGTGAGCCAGTACACAGATGAAATCATTAATCTACTGGTTAATGAACTTGCTGATCCAGCTATTGTTTGCAAG gaaataaaactaTGCAGCGCAAGCAAAG GTGTCGTTAAGTCTCAGCCTGGAAATCCAATTACCTGCGAAGTTTGCACTGTTGCCATGGGCTACCTTGAAAATTTGTTAAAGGGGAACCAAACAGAGGCTGCTGTAAAAGCAGCTTTGGATAAAGTTTGTAGTCTGCTGCCTTCCGAAGTTCAAAGCGAG TGCACCACCTTGGTAAATGAGTACGCTGATGAGATTGTTCGGATCATCGTTGCGGAATTGGGCGATCCTAAAACTGTGTGCACG GAAATTGGATTGTGCTCTTCAAAAAAACGAAAGA TAGCGAAACAGTCGGTTGCCGGTAGCGTGACTTGTGAATTTTGTACGTTTGCCATGGGGGAACTTAGTTCCCTTCTCAAGGATAAGTCGACGGAAGCCGAAATTAAACAAGCTTTGGACTCTCTGTGTGGAAGACTACCACAATACCTTAGTGGCGaa TGCAAAACTTTGGTGGATGAATATGCCGATGTGATTATTACTGTGTTAGCTCAAGAAATGGATCCATCCGTTGTGTGTAAG ACAATAGGCTTGTGTAAGGCGGAAAAAGGAAAAGCCAACCGAAAATACATGTTAG cCATGCGACTATCGTTAAAGGGAGTATCTTGCGAAGCTTGTGAGTTCGCGATGGGATACCTTGATGGCTTGTTGACTAAAAATTCAACGGAGGCTGAAATTGAGACTGTTGTAGAAAAGTTGTGTGGAGAGCTACCACAAGCCTTCAAAAATGAG TGTGACGCCCTGATCACAGAATATGGCAATGAATTGATCAAACTTATCGTTCAACAGATCCAACCAGATCGCGTCTGCAAA ttactCAAACTGTGTTGA
- the LOC130653962 gene encoding uncharacterized protein LOC130653962 isoform X3, producing the protein MILFTVLVAFFVLGSCKEEADYKKECYIRGPQFWCKDEITAKQCQATAYCAEHVWPKQQTKSNGICEDCEQLVGTLHKLLADKSTQAEILGGIKAACSILPTTYQALCQEAVTLYGQQAINVLVQYTANTKQLCTMIGLCSSKKSHASTLKLNVLKAVVYKKSNDLCTTCQKYVGTVHLLIANNETQAEILVGMKALCSVLPTAYQPACQEVVTLYGQQIINMLVQYTANPKQFCSLIGLCNSTTLNIERFQMIKKLIGVKTNTDYCLTCQQYLGTLHMLIANNATQAEILNALKSACSLAPSTFATECNALVTLYGPTLIKWLVSYTADPSKFCTMIGLCKGHSSIPIVGQRPASGVLQFHREYPKLQDLEFSPVCSLCKYGVSQLHLFLNKNSTTKAIASLLDSGCGLLPSPLNGQCKAFVDIYVPSILYILAWETSNSSFVCQKYHLCTSIEYQKEMFKEVEKKSQPSNTVTCEVCTVAMGYLDDILKDQTTEAAVKKGLDELCAYLPPSLKSECTSLVDQYADEIIKLIVSKVANPAQVCKELGLCTSQKKAIPVVKTPTNNAVTCEVCTVAMGYLEGILKGKRTEAAVKEGLDKLCGYLPTYLQVDCSNLVSQYTDEIINLLVNELADPAIVCKEIKLCSASKGVVKSQPGNPITCEVCTVAMGYLENLLKGNQTEAAVKAALDKVCSLLPSEVQSECTTLVNEYADEIVRIIVAELGDPKTVCTEIGLCSSKKRKIAKQSVAGSVTCEFCTFAMGELSSLLKDKSTEAEIKQALDSLCGRLPQYLSGECKTLVDEYADVIITVLAQEMDPSVVCKTIGLCKAEKGKANRKYMLAMRLSLKGVSCEACEFAMGYLDGLLTKNSTEAEIETVVEKLCGELPQAFKNECDALITEYGNELIKLIVQQIQPDRVCKLLKLC; encoded by the exons ATGATTCTCTTTACAGTTCTGGTAGCCTTTTTTGTActag GCTCATGCAAGGAAGAGGCTGATTATAAAAAAGAATGCTACATACGAGGCCCACAATTTTGGTGTAAAGATGAAATTACTGCCAAACAATGTCAAGCTACAGCCTACTGTGCAGAGCATGTATggccaaaacaacaaacaaag aGCAATGGTATATGTGAAGATTGTGAGCAACTAGTTGGAACTCTTCACAAGCTTCTGGCTGATAAATCAACACAAGCTGAAATTTTAGGAGGGATAAAAGCAGCATGTTCCATTTTACCAACTACTTACCAAGCTTTA TGTCAAGAAGCTGTAACTTTATATGGGCAGCAAGCTATCAATGTTTTGGTACAGTATACAGCAAATACCAAACAACTGTGTACCATGATTGGTTTATGTAGTTCTAAAAAGTCTCATGCAAGTACCTTGAAGCTTAATGTTCTAAAGGCAGTTGTATATAAAAAG agTAATGACCTTTGTACAACATGCCAAAAATACGTTGGAACCGTTCACTTGTTAATTGCTAATAATGAAACACAAGCTGAAATTTTGGTGGGAATGAAAGCTTTATGCTCTGTTCTTCCAACTGCTTACCAACCTGCT TGTCAAGAGGTTGTTACACTTTATGGACAACAAATCATTAATATGTTAGTGCAGTACACCGCTAATCCAAAGCAGTTTTGCTCTTTGATTGGTTTATGTAATTCAACCACATTGAACATTGAGCGATTCCAGATGATTAAGAAATTAATTGGTGTCAAa ACCAACACTGATTATTGTTTAACTTGTCAACAATACCTTGGCACTCTTCACATGTTGATTGCAAACAATGCAACACAAGCTGAAATATTGAATGCATTGAAGTCTGCATGCAGTTTAGCACCCTCCACATTTGCAACTGAG TGCAATGCTCTCGTCACTTTGTATGGACCAACATTAATCAAATGGCTTGTCAGTTACACAGCTGATCCAAGTAAATTCTGTACAATGATTGGCTTATGCAAGGGGCATTCATCTATTCCAATTGTTGGACAACGTCCTGCAAGTGGTGTATTACAGTTCCATCGTGAATACCCCAAATTACAAGACTTGGAG ttTTCACCAGTCTGCTCTTTGTGTAAATATGGTGTTTCCCAACTGCACTTGTTCTTAAACAAAAATTCAACAACAAAAGCAATTGCGTCGTTATTAGATAGTGGCTGTGGTCTTTTACCTTCTCCGTTGAATGGACAATGCAAGGCTTTTGTTGATATCTATGTACCTTCCATCTTGTATATTTTGGCATGGGAGACTTCCAATTCATCATTTGTCTGTCAAAAGTATCATCTTTGCACTTCTATAGAATATCAG AAGGAGATGTTTAAGGAAGTAGAAAAGAAAAGTCAGCCATCAAACACGGTTACTTGTGAAGTTTGCACAGTTGCCATGGGATACTTAGACGATATTTTAAAAGATCAAACAACAGAAGCTGCAGTGAAGAAAGGTTTAGACGAGTTGTGCGCCTATTTACCACCATCTCTAAAATCTGAG TGCACCAGTCTAGTTGACCAGTATGCAGATGAAATCATCAAACTGATTGTTTCAAAAGTTGCTAATCCTGCTCAAGTTTGTAAG GAATTGGGATTGTGTACATCGCagaaaaaag ccATTCCAGTTGTTAAGACGCCAACTAATAATGCTGTCACGTGTGAAGTTTGTACTGTCGCAATGGGCTACCTGGAGGGTATTTTAAAGGGCAAGCGAACTGAAGCAGCTGTTAAAGAAGGTCTAGATAAATTGTGTGGATATCTACCAACTTACTTGCAAGTAGAT TGCTCGAACTTGGTGAGCCAGTACACAGATGAAATCATTAATCTACTGGTTAATGAACTTGCTGATCCAGCTATTGTTTGCAAG gaaataaaactaTGCAGCGCAAGCAAAG GTGTCGTTAAGTCTCAGCCTGGAAATCCAATTACCTGCGAAGTTTGCACTGTTGCCATGGGCTACCTTGAAAATTTGTTAAAGGGGAACCAAACAGAGGCTGCTGTAAAAGCAGCTTTGGATAAAGTTTGTAGTCTGCTGCCTTCCGAAGTTCAAAGCGAG TGCACCACCTTGGTAAATGAGTACGCTGATGAGATTGTTCGGATCATCGTTGCGGAATTGGGCGATCCTAAAACTGTGTGCACG GAAATTGGATTGTGCTCTTCAAAAAAACGAAAGA TAGCGAAACAGTCGGTTGCCGGTAGCGTGACTTGTGAATTTTGTACGTTTGCCATGGGGGAACTTAGTTCCCTTCTCAAGGATAAGTCGACGGAAGCCGAAATTAAACAAGCTTTGGACTCTCTGTGTGGAAGACTACCACAATACCTTAGTGGCGaa TGCAAAACTTTGGTGGATGAATATGCCGATGTGATTATTACTGTGTTAGCTCAAGAAATGGATCCATCCGTTGTGTGTAAG ACAATAGGCTTGTGTAAGGCGGAAAAAGGAAAAGCCAACCGAAAATACATGTTAG cCATGCGACTATCGTTAAAGGGAGTATCTTGCGAAGCTTGTGAGTTCGCGATGGGATACCTTGATGGCTTGTTGACTAAAAATTCAACGGAGGCTGAAATTGAGACTGTTGTAGAAAAGTTGTGTGGAGAGCTACCACAAGCCTTCAAAAATGAG TGTGACGCCCTGATCACAGAATATGGCAATGAATTGATCAAACTTATCGTTCAACAGATCCAACCAGATCGCGTCTGCAAA ttactCAAACTGTGTTGA